In bacterium, the genomic stretch TCCACATGCATCCTCGCGGCAGCTTCGGGAACAACTCCGCCCCACTTGGCATGCATCTCGACCTGAGAAGCCACTACATTCGATAGAATGCGGACCCCATCCTCTAAGAGAGCAGCGGAAGTTTCGTCACAGCTAGTTTCGATGCCAAGGATGATCATTTGGCAAGCTCAGCGCGGTGCTTTGCGAGCATGGATTGGAATTCAGGAAAGCGCATATCTTCCGTCCACATAACAACCGCGTTTTCTTTGTTGTCGGGGTAGTAACGGCGACGGACAGCAACCGCTTTAAACCCATATTTCTTATACAGGTTTTGGGCGGCAAGGTTACTCTCCCGAACTTCGAGGGTGGCTTGCCTCATCCCTTTATCGATAGCCACATCAATCAGTTCGAGCAATATTTGTTCGCCGATCCGGCGTCCACGGTAAACGGGGTCGACCGCAATCGTGGTAATGTGCGCCTCATCGATAAGCAGCCACATTCCGCCATAACCAACGACCGAACCGGAACGCTTGGCGACGAAATAAAAGGCCGAACTGTTAGTTAGCTCGTTGGCAAAACTGGTG encodes the following:
- the rimI gene encoding ribosomal protein S18-alanine N-acetyltransferase produces the protein MSTVIEDVTFEQMLTEHLPTVWEIEKRSFTLPWHHTSFANELTNSSAFYFVAKRSGSVVGYGGMWLLIDEAHITTIAVDPVYRGRRIGEQILLELIDVAIDKGMRQATLEVRESNLAAQNLYKKYGFKAVAVRRRYYPDNKENAVVMWTEDMRFPEFQSMLAKHRAELAK